TATGCAGCGAACTGCCCCACGCGCCAGATTCTCGATCGCATCGGCGACAAATGGGCAGTGCTGATCCTGCTGCTGCTGCGCGAGGAGCCGATGCGCTTCAATCAGCTTCGCCGCGCGATCGAAGGCATTTCGCAGAAGATGCTGAGCCAGGTTCTCAAATCGCTCGAACGCGACGGCCTGCTCAGGCGCCACGCCATCGCGACCGTGCCTGTCACGGTGGAGTATTCGATCACACAGCTCGGGCTGACGCTCGCCGGTGCGGTCGATCCGCTGCGCGATTGGGCCGAGCAGAATCTGAAAGACGTTCTCGCCGCCCAGCGCAGCTACGACGCGCAGCAGAAGGAAGCAGCGTAACCAACGTGTAGCAGACCCGTCATCCTGAGGTGCGAGTGGCGCGATGCAGAAGCATCGCGCCGGGAGCCTCGAAGGATGTACGGCCGAGATGAAGCAGCCGGGCTCGTCGCCCTTCGAGGCTTTTCATACGGCGCATGCGCCGTATGAAAAGCGCCTCAGGGTGACGGATTTAGCAGCTACGCCTGCCCGGCCTTCGCCAGTTCGACCTCGACGCGCAACTCGATCTCGGACAGCACCGAGTCCAGTCCGGGATCGCCGGAGGATGATTTCAGGTTCGCCGCAGCATCGCGCAGGCGCATCACGGTCGAGGCGTCGAGATTACCGGACAGCAGCCCCATCTTGAGATCGTCGAGTACGTCGAGCGCCGTCCTGCCGCGGGAGACCGAACGCTTGCGGCGCTCGACCGGATCCTCCTCGACGCCCTGCAAGGCAAGCAGCGCGTCGATGTTGGCGGCGGCCTTCGGTGCGGCGGCGCTCCGGGTCTCCTGTGCCGACGAGGTGTCGGGCAACACGAAGGTGCCGGAGCCGGTCCGCCTGGCCTGGCTGGCCGGCGTTCCAAGCGTCGTGCCGTTCGGTCCGTAGATGCGCATCGGAGGGAATCCGGGTGATCGATGCGGTCACCTTCGCCGTCTTATGGTTAACGGCGGGTAAACGGCCCGGCAAAATC
The sequence above is drawn from the Bradyrhizobium amphicarpaeae genome and encodes:
- a CDS encoding flagellar assembly protein FliX, yielding MRIYGPNGTTLGTPASQARRTGSGTFVLPDTSSAQETRSAAAPKAAANIDALLALQGVEEDPVERRKRSVSRGRTALDVLDDLKMGLLSGNLDASTVMRLRDAAANLKSSSGDPGLDSVLSEIELRVEVELAKAGQA
- a CDS encoding winged helix-turn-helix transcriptional regulator — protein: MKPDVYAANCPTRQILDRIGDKWAVLILLLLREEPMRFNQLRRAIEGISQKMLSQVLKSLERDGLLRRHAIATVPVTVEYSITQLGLTLAGAVDPLRDWAEQNLKDVLAAQRSYDAQQKEAA